The DNA window GCCCTCTTCTGCGACGGGCAGTTCGTGGATGCCGGCAACAACCTGAAGGAGTGCGTCGCCGCCCTCAACCGCCTTCTCAACCTCAAGGTGCAGGGCTACGCGGATGCGTCATGCTCTGGAAATTCCTGCGAGGCGGAGGCGGGTGTGAGCGTGAGCGCGTGCTCGGTCCCCGCCGTGGGCAGCGACCTGGATGAACGCGGGCTCGTCGCGGTCGCCGCAGGGCTCGGCCTGGCCATGGTCGTGCGCCGCCGCCGCCGCGGCTGAGCACGCAGAAGGATTCCCTCGAAGCACGTCCCGGTGAGCGTGTTCTTCACGTACGCCGGGACGCGTTCCTGCGCGGGCGGCGCCACCGTCGTGTACAGTTCGCGGCCGCGCATGTCGAACTCCCGACTTCGACGTCTGCTCGTCTCTCTCAGCTTCGTGGGCGCCGTCGCGTGTGAAGCCGGCTCGCCAGCGCCTCCCCCCGCTGGCGCGCCAGCCCACTCCGTCACACAGGTCCCCGCCGAGTCGCTCACCGCTTCGGCGTCATCGCCTCTCGAAGCGCCAGCGGTCCTCCCCGTGTCGGTGGCCGCGCCATCCCCCTCGGAGCCTCCGCCGGAGCTGACCGGGGGAGGCAAGCGCGCGGTGCGCGGTGATGCCGGCCTCGTCACCTCGGTCGAACCTCACGCCACGCGGGCAGGCCTCGAGGTGCTCCGCAAAGGCGGGAACGCCGTCGATGCGGCCGTCGCCGTGGCCTTCGCCCTCGCCGTCACCCATCCCAGCGCCGGCAACCTCGGAGGGGGCGGGTTCATGGTGATCCGACGCGCCAGCGGAGAGTCTCACACCATCGACTTCCGGGAGACGGCGCCAGCGGCCGCCACGACTGGAGGGATCCTGGCGATGGTCAAGAAGGGGGCTTACGGCTACCCGGCCACGGCGGTCCCCGGCACGGTTGCTGGGCTCGAGCTGGCACACCAGCGCTTCGGCTCGCGCCCCTGGTCCGAACTCGTCGCCCCCGCCACCGCGCTAGCCCGCGAGGGTCATCGGCTGGGCGCACGTCAGGCCCTGGTTCTCGGCTGGGCCTGGTCTCGTCTCCAGCAGGACCGCGCAGCACGTGCGATCTGGGGCCGCCAGGGAAAACCGGTCCAGAAGGGCGACCTGGTGAAACAACCGGACCTCTCACGCACGCTGGAGGCGATTGCCAGCGAGGGAGCGCGCGCATTCTACGAGGGGCCGATCGCGAAGAAGATCGCGGTCGCGATGGCCGCCCACCGTGGCCTGGTCACCGAGGAAGACCTGCGGAGCTATCGAGCCAAACTGCGCGCGCCGCTGCGCTTCACCTACCGTGGCTTCACGGTGGACACGATGGGGCCTCCGTCGATGGGTGGCATCGCGTTCGCCCAGATCATGCGCGTGCTCGAACGCGCAAAGGCCCACGAGGCGCCCGCAGGGTCGGGTCTTTCCCACCACCTCTTCGCAGAAGCCGCGCGACGCGCATATTCGGATCGTCGTCGCGCCAGCGCCGATCCCGATTTCAGCCCTGGCGCTCAGCCTCTGCTCGCGACGCTGCTCGACGACGGCTACCTCGAGGCGCGACGACCTCTTCTCGATCGAGAGCGCGCCACGCCATCCGTCGACATCGCCGTGCCGCCCGAGCCCGAGCCCCTGGAGTCACAGCAGACGACGCACTTCTCGGTCGTGGATGCTCAGGGCAACGCTGTCGCCTGCACGGTCACCCTCTCGGCCGGGTTTGGCGCAAAGGTCGTTGTCCCAGGGACGGGGGTCATCTTCAGCAACGCGCTCGCGGCGTTCTCTCCGACGGGTACGAACACCGTGGCTCCGGGCAAGCGCATGCAGAGTTCCATGTCGCCCGCGATCGTCTCCCGAAGCGGGCACCTCGCGCTGGTGCTCGGATCGCCCGGTGGCGACACGATTCCGAACACCCTGGCGCAGGTCTTCAGGAACCTGGTGGACCATGGAATGACGGTGGACGAGGCCGTGGAGAGCCCACGGGTTCACCACCAGTGGCTCCCAGACCGACTACGGATCGAGCGGAACAACCCGCCTTCTCGGTCCGCACTGGAGGATCTGCGCCGCCGTGGTCATGCGCTGCACCTGGACGCGATGCCGATCGGGCATGCCAACAGCATCCTGGTCGACGCATCGGGGACCGCGTGGGGGCACGCCGACAGCCGCGAGGGGGGGATCGCCGAGGGCCACGCTCCTGCTCAAGCTGCCCCCAAGCGGTAACGGGCCGCAGCCGTCTCCGCTTCCCAGGTGGCAGAGGGCGCCTCCTCCCCATCATGACGCTTCGGTCGAACCACCACGACCGGACAGGGCGCATTTCGCGCGATGCGCTCCGCCGTGCAGCCCCCGAGCAAACGCTGGAGGAGACTGGTCGGGTGCGTGCCGATCACGATCAGATCCGCGTCCAGCTCCTCGGCGAGCCCGACGATCGCACGGTCGGCCGGTCCCACGCGGAAGTGCATGGCCATCAACCGGGCTTGTCCGTTGGCCGACTGGTGCTGGAGCACGCGGAGGCTCGGCGTGGACAGGGGCGCGGTGGAGACGCTGTGCGTCGCAACGTCCCGTACGGCAGGCGCGACCCGTCGAGGGCCCACCACCACCGCGTGGATCTCGGTCTCACCCCGCATGTCGGCCAGATCGAAGGCGAAACGCCAGGCTCTGCCGCCGGGCTCCGACAGGTCCATGGCGACCACCACGATGTAGGGTCTGACACAGCGCACGCGCCGTCCGCTCGGCAAGGGCACGGAGTCGGCGCACAACCTGGAAGGTGGCGACGTCGAACTTGCTTCGTCCCGCATCGTTGTCTCAATTTTCTTGCGAGAGGGGCCAGCCGCAAGCCCACCCCGTTCGCACTCGGGTCGATCCCTGGACCGCGAGCGCTCTCACGAGGTCCTCGCTTGACAGGCCTGCCGCGTCCCCGCAGCGTCCCACGGCATGCTTTCGCGCTACACACCGCCCGAATTCGCGACCCTCTGGTCCAGCACGACGCGCTACACGACGTGGCTCGCCGTCGAGCTCGCCGCCTGCGAAGCCATGGAAGAGGCGGACCTCGTCCCGGGCGGCACGGCCAGCGCGATCCGTGCCCAGCAGCTCACGTTGCAGCCAGTGCGGATCGAGGAGATCGAGAAGACGGTCAAGCACGACGT is part of the Chondromyces crocatus genome and encodes:
- the ggt gene encoding gamma-glutamyltransferase, producing MSNSRLRRLLVSLSFVGAVACEAGSPAPPPAGAPAHSVTQVPAESLTASASSPLEAPAVLPVSVAAPSPSEPPPELTGGGKRAVRGDAGLVTSVEPHATRAGLEVLRKGGNAVDAAVAVAFALAVTHPSAGNLGGGGFMVIRRASGESHTIDFRETAPAAATTGGILAMVKKGAYGYPATAVPGTVAGLELAHQRFGSRPWSELVAPATALAREGHRLGARQALVLGWAWSRLQQDRAARAIWGRQGKPVQKGDLVKQPDLSRTLEAIASEGARAFYEGPIAKKIAVAMAAHRGLVTEEDLRSYRAKLRAPLRFTYRGFTVDTMGPPSMGGIAFAQIMRVLERAKAHEAPAGSGLSHHLFAEAARRAYSDRRRASADPDFSPGAQPLLATLLDDGYLEARRPLLDRERATPSVDIAVPPEPEPLESQQTTHFSVVDAQGNAVACTVTLSAGFGAKVVVPGTGVIFSNALAAFSPTGTNTVAPGKRMQSSMSPAIVSRSGHLALVLGSPGGDTIPNTLAQVFRNLVDHGMTVDEAVESPRVHHQWLPDRLRIERNNPPSRSALEDLRRRGHALHLDAMPIGHANSILVDASGTAWGHADSREGGIAEGHAPAQAAPKR
- a CDS encoding universal stress protein, with protein sequence MRCVRPYIVVVAMDLSEPGGRAWRFAFDLADMRGETEIHAVVVGPRRVAPAVRDVATHSVSTAPLSTPSLRVLQHQSANGQARLMAMHFRVGPADRAIVGLAEELDADLIVIGTHPTSLLQRLLGGCTAERIARNAPCPVVVVRPKRHDGEEAPSATWEAETAAARYRLGAA